A genomic window from Sanguibacter antarcticus includes:
- a CDS encoding MerR family transcriptional regulator produces MSQSHLHIGAVAEATGLSLRTLRHYDEIGLVSPSMRSEGGFRLYSEADLSRLLLVRRMKPLGFALEEMDDLLAVIDGLAATASPSPELHARLDAYVTSAHERRAGLARTLEMADEFITQLHARQQVPSVS; encoded by the coding sequence ATGTCTCAGTCACACCTGCACATCGGCGCGGTCGCGGAGGCCACCGGGCTCTCCTTGCGGACCTTGCGCCACTACGACGAGATCGGCCTCGTCTCCCCGTCGATGCGCTCCGAGGGCGGCTTCCGCCTCTACTCCGAGGCGGACCTGTCGCGGCTGCTCCTCGTGCGCCGGATGAAGCCGCTGGGCTTCGCCCTCGAGGAGATGGACGACCTGCTCGCCGTCATCGACGGCCTCGCAGCGACGGCCTCGCCGTCGCCGGAGCTGCACGCGAGGCTCGATGCGTACGTCACGAGCGCGCACGAGCGTCGCGCAGGACTGGCGCGCACGCTCGAGATGGCGGACGAGTTCATCACGCAGCTGCACGCGCGCCAGCAGGTGCCGAGCGTCTCGTAG
- the hemC gene encoding hydroxymethylbilane synthase, which produces MATTPALRIGTRSSPLALTQTRMVADRLRELTGRDIEIVPIKTDGDVLTGSLSQMGGTGVFVTALRDALLDGRCDVAVHSLKDLPTADVDGLTYVTPVREDPRDALCSRDGHRLADLPHGAKVGTGSPRRAAQLRLVRPDLEIVDIRGNVDTRLGRVAAASATTDAGDLDAVVLAAAGLNRMGRSAAITELIDMSVMAPAPGQGALAVECRTADLAPEDAETNLHAAFTELDDAGTHLAVAAERALLARLEAGCAAPVGTYARVVDDVLTLQVIVARPDGSEQLTHSAETEVTLNSRDEARRLGTDIADHLLTLGAADFV; this is translated from the coding sequence GTGGCCACCACACCCGCACTGCGCATCGGCACCCGATCCAGCCCCCTGGCGCTCACCCAGACCCGCATGGTCGCCGACAGGCTGCGAGAGCTGACCGGTCGCGACATCGAGATCGTCCCCATCAAGACGGACGGTGACGTCCTCACCGGTTCCTTGTCCCAGATGGGCGGCACCGGCGTGTTCGTCACCGCGCTGCGCGACGCGCTCCTCGACGGTCGCTGCGACGTGGCCGTCCACTCGCTCAAGGACCTCCCGACAGCCGACGTCGACGGGCTCACGTACGTCACGCCCGTCCGCGAGGACCCCCGGGACGCGCTCTGCTCCCGGGACGGTCACCGGCTCGCGGACCTGCCCCACGGAGCCAAGGTCGGCACCGGGTCGCCACGCCGTGCCGCACAGCTGCGCCTCGTCCGCCCCGACCTCGAGATCGTCGACATCCGCGGGAACGTCGACACCCGCCTCGGCCGCGTGGCCGCTGCGTCGGCGACGACCGACGCCGGCGACCTCGACGCCGTCGTGCTCGCCGCGGCAGGGCTCAACCGGATGGGGCGCTCCGCCGCCATCACCGAGCTCATCGACATGTCGGTCATGGCACCGGCTCCCGGGCAGGGCGCCCTCGCCGTCGAGTGCCGTACCGCCGACCTCGCACCGGAGGACGCCGAGACGAACCTCCACGCGGCCTTCACCGAGCTGGACGACGCCGGTACCCACCTCGCCGTCGCCGCCGAACGTGCGCTGCTCGCCCGGCTCGAGGCCGGGTGCGCCGCGCCGGTCGGCACCTACGCGCGCGTCGTCGACGACGTCCTCACCCTCCAGGTGATCGTCGCGCGTCCCGACGGCTCGGAGCAGCTGACCCACTCTGCCGAGACCGAGGTCACGCTCAACTCTCGCGACGAGGCCCGCCGGCTCGGCACCGACATCGCGGACCACCTCCTCACGCTCGGCGCAGCCGACTTCGTCTAG